Proteins encoded in a region of the Mercenaria mercenaria strain notata chromosome 1, MADL_Memer_1, whole genome shotgun sequence genome:
- the LOC123541264 gene encoding arginine-hydroxylase NDUFAF5, mitochondrial-like, translated as MASSMTPRFVGCARMTNVFDRLSCLLTMSSRLFSSQRKGETVMNVFDRRSKRIQRDRTTLMKDYKVYEYLKEEFGYRVADRVLDVKREFDILVDLGCGRGYASKHLLKDTVKSIYQCELSEKMLLQSEVSPEVPTQRIVMDEEFLPFKDESLDIVISSLSLHWVNDLPGCFRQVHNALKKDGVFLGCLFGGDTLYELRVSLQLAEQEKEGGFAAHVSPFTSVQDLGNLLNRAGFTMLTIDIDEMVITYPTIHELMHDLKGMAENNCAWSRKSHLRRSTTERAGEIYKEMYGNEQGVPATYQVIYFIGWRPHPSQPKPAQRGSGQISLKDLENFEELANKLSEDTDKNSPASSNSDKDSNNKDDSGKS; from the exons ATGGCTAGCAGCATGACACCACGATTCGTTGGCTGTGCGAGGATGACAAACGTGTTTGACCGTTTGTCATGTTTGTTGACAATGTCCAGCAGATTGTTCAGTTCTCAGCGTAAAGGTGAAACAGTCATGAATGTGTTTGATCGCAGAAGTAAGAGAATCCAGAGAGATAGAACAACATTAATGAAAGATTACAAAGTGTATGAGTACTTGAAGGAAGAA tttggtTACAGAGTGGCTGATAGAGTTTTAGATGTGAAAAG aGAGTTTGACATATTGGTAGACCTGGGTTGTGGCAGAGGTTATGCATCCAAACACCTCCTCAAAGATACAGTCAAATCAATATACCAGTGTGAATTATCAGAGAAGATgcta CTTCAGAGTGAAGTGTCACCAGAAGTACCAACACAGAGAATAGTGATGGATGAGGAATTTCTCCCATTCAAAGATGAATCTCTAGACATTGTTATTAGTAGTCTAAG TTTACACTGGGTAAATGATCTACCTGGATGTTTTAGACAG GTACATAATGCATTGAAGAAAGATGGTGTGTTCCTTGGCTGTTTGTTTGGTGGTGATACACTGTATGAATTGAGGGTATCTTTACAACTTGCTGAGCAAGAAAAAGAAGGG GGTTTTGCTGCACATGTCTCACCATTTACGTCTGTACAGGACCTAGGAAATTTACTAAATAGAGCTGGTTTTACAATGTTAACTATC GATATAGATGAAATGGTTATAACTTACCCAACTATACATGAGTTAATGCATGATCTCAAAG gaaTGGCAGAAAATAATTGCGCTTGGTCTAGGAAAAGCCATCTACGTAGATCTACTACTGAAAGAGCAGGAGAAATATATAAAG AAATGTATGGAAATGAACAAGGTGTTCCAGCCACATATCAAGTAATTTATTTCATAGGATGGAGACCCCATCCATCACAG CCTAAACCAGCACAGAGGGGTTCTGGTCAAATCTCTTTGAAGGATCTagaaaactttgaagaattaGCTAATAAACTTAGTGAGGACACAGACAAAAATAGCCCAGCATCTTCTAACAGTGATAAAGACTCTAATAACAAAGATGATTCTGGTAAATCTTGA